GCGCCGCGGGCCGATTCGGCGCCGGACGCGCTGCTCGAACTGCTCGAGTTCAAGCTTGCGAACGAGCGTTACGCGGTCGAAACGCGCCACGTCGTCGAGGTGCATCCGCTGCGCGACCTGACGCCGTTGCCTGGCACGCCGCCGTTCATTCGCGGCATCGTCAACCTGCGCGGCCGCATCCTGCCGGTCCTCGATCTCAAGAAATTCTTCGACCTGCCCGAACAGGGCGTGACCGACCTGCACCGGATCATCGTGGTGCGCGGCGAAGACTTAGAGTTCGGCCTGCTGGCGGATGTGGTCGTCAGTGTGCACACCGTCGCCGGCAACTCGCTGGCGCCCGCGTTGCCGACGTTGTCCGAGATTGGCGCCGAATACCTGAAAGGGGTCAGCGAAGAACGTCTCGTCGTGCTCGACCTCGAACGCATCTTCGCCGATCCGAAAATAATCGTGCACGACGAAGCCGATAGTTGAATGAATACTGTTACCGGAGTCTGTTCATGAAGTGGAATGTGGGAACCAAGCTGGGCGCCGGATTCGGAATCGCGCTCGCCATCTTCGTCATCGTGGGGGTCGTTTCTTACGGCAATGTCGAAAAACAGACCGAGGACGCGACCTGGGTCGCGCACACGCACGAGGTGATCGCGACGCTGACCCGCGTGTTGTCCACGATGCAGGATGCCGAAACCGGCCAGCGCGGGTTCATCATAACGGCCGACGAAAGTTACCTCGCGCCGTATACCGCCGCGCTCGCGGCGATCGACACACATCTGAAGCACCTGGCCGAACTCGTCAGCGACAATGCGCGCCAGGCGACGCGCGCCGACACACTGGCGCAGCTGGTCGCGGTGAAAATCTCGGAAATGGCCAAACCCATCGCCGTGCGGCGTGCGCAGGATTTCACCGCCGCGCAGGCGATCGTCCTGGCGGGCACGGGCAAACAGGCCATGGACGACGTCCGCACGCTCGTGGGGACGATGGAAGAGGCCGAACAGGCGCTGCTCAACCAGCGCGCGGAGACCTCCGAGGCCGCGACGAAGGCCGCGGCCCTCACCATCGTGCTCGGCACCTCGCTCGCCATCGTGCTGGCGGGACTGGTGGGTTTCCTGATCACGCGTAATGTCGCCGGCCCGCTGCGCGGCTTGACCGACGCCGCGGAGCGCATCACGGTGGGAGATCTCGGCGCGGTGGTCGACATGGGTGAACGCAGCGACGAAGTGGGCGCGCTCGGCCGCGCATTCGGCCGCATGACCACCTCGTTACGCGGCATGGCGACCGTGGCCGACCAGATCGCGGCTGGCGATCTGCGCGCCACCCTGCAACCGCAGTCCGCGGCGGACGTGCTGGGTCACGCGCTGGTCAAGATGATCACCAACCTGCGCCGGCAGATCGGCGGCATGGTGGAGGGT
This sequence is a window from Pseudomonadota bacterium. Protein-coding genes within it:
- a CDS encoding chemotaxis protein CheW, with protein sequence MKELASAARVLHERAVALARAPRADSAPDALLELLEFKLANERYAVETRHVVEVHPLRDLTPLPGTPPFIRGIVNLRGRILPVLDLKKFFDLPEQGVTDLHRIIVVRGEDLEFGLLADVVVSVHTVAGNSLAPALPTLSEIGAEYLKGVSEERLVVLDLERIFADPKIIVHDEADS
- a CDS encoding CHASE3 domain-containing protein, translated to MKWNVGTKLGAGFGIALAIFVIVGVVSYGNVEKQTEDATWVAHTHEVIATLTRVLSTMQDAETGQRGFIITADESYLAPYTAALAAIDTHLKHLAELVSDNARQATRADTLAQLVAVKISEMAKPIAVRRAQDFTAAQAIVLAGTGKQAMDDVRTLVGTMEEAEQALLNQRAETSEAATKAAALTIVLGTSLAIVLAGLVGFLITRNVAGPLRGLTDAAERITVGDLGAVVDMGERSDEVGALGRAFGRMTTSLRGMATVADQIAAGDLRATLQPQSAADVLGHALVKMITNLRRQIGGMVEGAAVLGSAASEIVASTAQLASGASESAAAVSETTSTVEEIRQTSQMASQKARSVSDAAQKAVQISQSGRKSTDDAVAGMGRIRTQMEAIGASMMRLSEQTQAIGQIIASVEDLAAQSNLLAVNAAIEAAKAGEHGKGFGVVAQEVKSLAEQSRVATDRVRAILSDIQKATTAAVMATEQGNKAVEAGSRQTELAGESIQALTGTVSEAAQAATQIAASSQQQLVGMDQVAGAMENIKQASTQNVASARQLETAARNLSDLGQRLKALVENYTVS